A genomic stretch from Schistosoma haematobium chromosome 2, whole genome shotgun sequence includes:
- a CDS encoding hypothetical protein (EggNog:ENOG410VIKR), whose translation MTLTRRIGLFWNGIFIIIVVFICTSSEFWRENNSPCKNLGTFCRKLPFGQRCCDTTVCDLKAPFSGTCVRCLDKGRFCLRSRECCDNYCFFFRCR comes from the exons ATGACACTTACGAGAAGAATCGGGTTATTTTGGAAtggtatttttatcattatcgtAGTAT TTATATGTACTTCAAGTGAATTTTGGAGAGAAAATAATTCACCTTGTAAAAATCTTGGGACATTTTGTCGTAAATTACCATTTGGTCAAAGATGCTGTGATACAACAGTATGTGATTTGAAAGCACCCTTTTCTGGTACATGTGTAAGATGTTTAGATAAAGGCAGATTTTGTTTACGAAGTCGTGAATGTTGCGATAATTATTGCTTTTTCTTTAGATGTCGTTAA